A part of Streptomyces sp. NBC_01451 genomic DNA contains:
- a CDS encoding MurR/RpiR family transcriptional regulator, with translation MPSPQQARAQASAITSGKTAPEVEAAPASRLRELFDGPRLSPGQRRIAQYLIEHITEAAFLSITDLADRVGVSQPSVTRFAAAVGFSGYPALRERLQAIALSTLASAPGTAEENRSNELQAAVDAEIANLENLRRDFADPDRVIEVGRSLSRSTPLTVLGLRISGSLAEYFAYAARRIHPDVRLVTRGGSVAYDALLQSREAGGTWVLAFSMPRHAQETLTAVRVARRAGLRVALITDLALGPLADEADITFATGTGSRLVFDSYAGPVVLSAALLQAMTDADPERTQGRLEEYEQSADLHQFFLRD, from the coding sequence GTGCCATCGCCGCAGCAGGCTCGCGCCCAGGCGTCCGCGATCACCTCGGGGAAGACGGCCCCGGAGGTGGAGGCGGCGCCGGCCTCCCGGCTGCGGGAGCTGTTCGACGGGCCGCGGCTCTCCCCCGGACAGCGGCGCATCGCGCAGTACCTGATCGAGCACATCACCGAGGCCGCGTTCCTGTCGATCACGGACCTCGCGGACCGGGTGGGCGTGAGCCAGCCGTCGGTGACCCGGTTCGCGGCGGCCGTCGGCTTCAGCGGCTACCCCGCGCTGCGCGAGAGGCTCCAGGCCATCGCGCTCAGCACCCTCGCGAGCGCGCCGGGCACGGCGGAGGAGAACCGGAGCAACGAACTCCAGGCGGCCGTGGACGCCGAGATCGCGAACCTGGAGAACCTGCGGCGGGACTTCGCCGACCCCGACCGGGTGATCGAGGTCGGCCGGAGCCTGTCGCGCTCGACCCCGCTGACCGTGCTCGGCCTGCGCATCTCCGGGTCGCTGGCCGAGTACTTCGCCTACGCCGCCCGCCGTATCCATCCCGACGTACGGCTGGTGACCCGGGGCGGCAGCGTCGCCTACGACGCGCTTCTGCAGTCGCGGGAGGCCGGGGGCACCTGGGTACTGGCCTTCTCGATGCCCCGGCACGCCCAGGAGACGCTCACCGCGGTGCGGGTGGCCCGGCGGGCCGGACTGCGGGTGGCCCTGATCACCGACCTGGCCCTCGGCCCGCTGGCCGACGAGGCCGACATCACCTTCGCCACCGGCACGGGTTCCCGGCTGGTGTTCGACTCGTACGCCGGGCCCGTGGTGCTCTCGGCGGCACTGCTCCAGGCCATGACGGACGCCGACCCGGAGCGGACCCAGGGGCGCCTGGAGGAGTACGAGCAGAGCGCCGACCTGCACCAGTTCTTTCTCCGGGACTGA